In one window of Porites lutea chromosome 8, jaPorLute2.1, whole genome shotgun sequence DNA:
- the LOC140945193 gene encoding uncharacterized protein has translation MDSFEDENSYEEDEEEETGSGDEEDFDIRDFVVADEGRGNEDEEEEEEEEEEDTASSRKTEEEDPEKLEEKLKTLEDVFSCVPRVLIKRVLCRDDVNGDLNLASQRLQEFQTNKEAVCLEEGQEEDLDPEEGSSRHMKIFKNI, from the exons ATGGATAGTTTTG AAGATGAAAACAGCTACGAAGAGGATGAGGAAGAAGAGACTGGAAGCGGTGACGAAGAGGATTTCGATATAAGGGACTTTGTGGTCGCAGACGAAGGGAGGGGAAACGAAgacgaggaggaggaggaggaggaggaggaggaggatacAGCCTCCTCCAGGAAAACTGAAGAAGAGGATCCAGAGAAGCTGGAGGAAAAGCTCAAAACGCTCGAGGATGTTTTCTCCTGTGTACCGAGGGTTCTCATTAAAAGAGTTCTTTGCCGCGATGATGTTAACGGAGACCTGAACTTGGCAAGTCAGAGATTACAAGAATTTCAGACGA ACAAGGAGGCCGTGTGTTTGGAGGAAGGCCAAGAGGAGGATTTAGACCCAGAGGAGGGTTCTTCCAGGCACATGAAGATTTTCAAGAATATATAG